A portion of the Juglans microcarpa x Juglans regia isolate MS1-56 chromosome 1D, Jm3101_v1.0, whole genome shotgun sequence genome contains these proteins:
- the LOC121253520 gene encoding serine/threonine-protein phosphatase 6 regulatory ankyrin repeat subunit B-like isoform X4, whose amino-acid sequence MPLHVSAGYNKVEIVKFLLDRQGTDKDELEAKNMYGESPLHIAAKNGCNDAAQLLLGHGAIIEAKANNGMTPLYLAVWYSLRAEDCSTVNTLLEYNADCSAKDNEGMTPLNHLSLGLGSEKLLELLNWHLEEQRKRRAIEACCETKAKMDELENEISNVVGLHELKVQLRKWARGMLLDERCRALGLKVGIRRTPHMAFLGNPGSGSCWQVCLCLIMMFFYFPSTLKFLFLLQCYKLRQKHSKK is encoded by the exons ATGCCACTTCACGTTTCTGCTGGTTATAACAAAGTAGAGATAGTCAAATTTCTTCTTGATCGGCAAGGGACAGATAAGGATGAGTTGGAAGCAAAGAACATG TATGGAGAAAGTCCTTTGCACATAGCAGCAAAGAATGGGTGCAATGATGCTGCACAGTTGCTTCTTGGTCATGGTGCTATTATTGAAGCCAAAGCAAAT AATGGAATGACACCATTATATCTTGCTGTTTGGTACTCACTTCGAGCTGAAGATTGCTCGACTGTCAATACATTGCTCGAGTACAATGCTGATTGTAGTGCTAAGGATAAT GAGGGCATGACTCCTCTAAATCATCTTTCACTAGGCCTAGGAAGTGAAAAGTTGCTGGAACTATTGAACTGGCATCTTGAAGAGCAGCGGAAGAGAAGAGCGATCGAAGCATGCTGTGAAACTAAAGCTAAGATGGATGagcttgaaaatgaaatatcaaatGTAGTAGGTTTGCATGAGCTTAAGGTACAACTACGGAAATGGGCAAGGGGGATGCTTTTGGATGAGAGGTGTAGAGCCCTTGGGCTGAAAGTTGGCATCAGAAGAACCCCACATATGGCATTCCTTGGCAATCCTGGATCAGGTAGTTGCTGGCAAGTTTGTTTGTGTCTCATAatgatgtttttttattttccttcaacaTTGAAATTCCTGTTTTTATTGCAATGCTACAAACTCAGACAAaaacattcaaaaaaataa
- the LOC121253513 gene encoding dof zinc finger protein DOF3.6 has translation MVFSSVPVYLDPPNWQQQQSNYQQRPTGVGSENLQLPPPPPRTDVGSGGGGGPGSIRPGSMADRARLAKIPQPAEAALKCPRCESSNTKFCYFNNYSRSQPRHFCKTCRRYWTRGGALRNVPVGGGCRRNKRSKSSTSTRPKSPATAAGSSSTSTVSSNCCATDMLSHLPPPPSSQLHFLPPLHHLISGYASGHIGLNFGGFQPPEIATVGGSDGGDVEFQIGTSSSAVGSVLSTGLAEQWRLPQVQQAQQFPFLADLEPPNIGLFRCDQGDNVERPSYVGVTGQLRSKPLDSAVTGFSQLASVKVEDINKGLSLSRNNILGTAGSDQYWPGGGSAWTDLSGFTSSSTSHIL, from the exons ATGGTTTTCTCATCCGTTCCGGTCTATCTGGATCCACCCAACTGGCAACAACAG CAATCAAATTATCAGCAACGTCCAACTGGAGTTGGAAGTGAGAATCTCCAACTCCCACCTCCGCCGCCTCGGACAGACGTTGGAAGTGGAGGAGGTGGAGGCCCAGGCTCGATTAGGCCGGGTTCCATGGCAGATCGAGCCCGGCTAGCTAAGATTCCGCAGCCCGCAGAGGCCGCACTAAAATGCCCGAGATGCGAATCCTCGAATACTAAGTTTTGCTACTTCAACAACTACAGCCGTTCCCAACCTCGTCACTTTTGCAAGACCTGTCGGCGCTACTGGACAAGAGGAGGTGCACTAAGGAACGTGCCTGTTGGGGGTGGTTgtagaagaaacaaaagaagcAAAAGCAGCACTAGTACTAGACCGAAGTCTCCTGCCACAGCCGCTGGCTCTAGTTCCACTAGTACCGTTTCTTCCAATTGCTGCGCCACTGATATGTTAAGTCATTTGCCACCTCCTCCATCATCACAGTTGCATTTTTTGCCTCCTTTGCACCATCTAATTAGTGGATATGCTTCCGGGCACATTGGCTTAAATTTCGGGGGATTTCAGCCTCCCGAGATTGCAACAGTTGGGGGGAGTGATGGCGGTGATGTTGAATTTCAAATCGGTACAAGTTCCAGTGCTGTAGGTTCTGTTTTATCAACTGGCCTTGCTGAACAGTGGAGACTGCCGCAAGTGCAACAAGCACAGCAATTTCCTTTCTTGGCTGATTTGGAACCACCAAATATTGGGTTATTTCGATGTGATCAGGGTGATAATGTTGAGCGGCCGAGCTATGTAGGGGTAACTGGGCAGCTTCGATCAAAGCCATTGGATTCTGCGGTTACTGGCTTTAGTCAGCTAGCTTCCGTGAAAGTGGAAGACATTAACAAAGGGTTGAGTTTgtcaagaaataatattttgggtACTGCAGGAAGTGATCAATACTGGCCGGGGGGTGGCAGTGCATGGACTGATCTTTCTGGTTTCACTTCTTCTTCCACCAGCCATATATTGTGA
- the LOC121253520 gene encoding serine/threonine-protein phosphatase 6 regulatory ankyrin repeat subunit A-like isoform X5 yields the protein MSSNFSKRRSGNNMPLHVSAGYNKVEIVKFLLDRQGTDKDELEAKNMYGESPLHIAAKNGCNDAAQLLLGHGAIIEAKANNGMTPLYLAVWYSLRAEDCSTVNTLLEYNADCSAKDNEGMTPLNHLSLGLGSEKLLELLNWHLEEQRKRRAIEACCETKAKMDELENEISNVVGLHELKVQLRKWARGMLLDERCRALGLKVGIRRTPHMAFLGNPGSGGGGRLDYGVHVVFVELIFSVW from the exons ATGAGTAGTAACTTCAGCAAACGTCGGAGTGGAAACAAT ATGCCACTTCACGTTTCTGCTGGTTATAACAAAGTAGAGATAGTCAAATTTCTTCTTGATCGGCAAGGGACAGATAAGGATGAGTTGGAAGCAAAGAACATG TATGGAGAAAGTCCTTTGCACATAGCAGCAAAGAATGGGTGCAATGATGCTGCACAGTTGCTTCTTGGTCATGGTGCTATTATTGAAGCCAAAGCAAAT AATGGAATGACACCATTATATCTTGCTGTTTGGTACTCACTTCGAGCTGAAGATTGCTCGACTGTCAATACATTGCTCGAGTACAATGCTGATTGTAGTGCTAAGGATAAT GAGGGCATGACTCCTCTAAATCATCTTTCACTAGGCCTAGGAAGTGAAAAGTTGCTGGAACTATTGAACTGGCATCTTGAAGAGCAGCGGAAGAGAAGAGCGATCGAAGCATGCTGTGAAACTAAAGCTAAGATGGATGagcttgaaaatgaaatatcaaatGTAGTAGGTTTGCATGAGCTTAAGGTACAACTACGGAAATGGGCAAGGGGGATGCTTTTGGATGAGAGGTGTAGAGCCCTTGGGCTGAAAGTTGGCATCAGAAGAACCCCACATATGGCATTCCTTGGCAATCCTGGATCAG GCGGTGGAGGTCGACTCGATTATGGAGTTCATGTCGTATTTGTTGAGCTCATCTTCTCTGTCTGGTGA
- the LOC121253520 gene encoding ankyrin-3-like isoform X1 yields the protein MSSNFSKRRSGNNMPLHVSAGYNKVEIVKFLLDRQGTDKDELEAKNMYGESPLHIAAKNGCNDAAQLLLGHGAIIEAKANNGMTPLYLAVWYSLRAEDCSTVNTLLEYNADCSAKDNEGMTPLNHLSLGLGSEKLLELLNWHLEEQRKRRAIEACCETKAKMDELENEISNVVGLHELKVQLRKWARGMLLDERCRALGLKVGIRRTPHMAFLGNPGSGSCWQVCLCLIMMFFYFPSTLKFLFLLQCYKLRQKHSKK from the exons ATGAGTAGTAACTTCAGCAAACGTCGGAGTGGAAACAAT ATGCCACTTCACGTTTCTGCTGGTTATAACAAAGTAGAGATAGTCAAATTTCTTCTTGATCGGCAAGGGACAGATAAGGATGAGTTGGAAGCAAAGAACATG TATGGAGAAAGTCCTTTGCACATAGCAGCAAAGAATGGGTGCAATGATGCTGCACAGTTGCTTCTTGGTCATGGTGCTATTATTGAAGCCAAAGCAAAT AATGGAATGACACCATTATATCTTGCTGTTTGGTACTCACTTCGAGCTGAAGATTGCTCGACTGTCAATACATTGCTCGAGTACAATGCTGATTGTAGTGCTAAGGATAAT GAGGGCATGACTCCTCTAAATCATCTTTCACTAGGCCTAGGAAGTGAAAAGTTGCTGGAACTATTGAACTGGCATCTTGAAGAGCAGCGGAAGAGAAGAGCGATCGAAGCATGCTGTGAAACTAAAGCTAAGATGGATGagcttgaaaatgaaatatcaaatGTAGTAGGTTTGCATGAGCTTAAGGTACAACTACGGAAATGGGCAAGGGGGATGCTTTTGGATGAGAGGTGTAGAGCCCTTGGGCTGAAAGTTGGCATCAGAAGAACCCCACATATGGCATTCCTTGGCAATCCTGGATCAGGTAGTTGCTGGCAAGTTTGTTTGTGTCTCATAatgatgtttttttattttccttcaacaTTGAAATTCCTGTTTTTATTGCAATGCTACAAACTCAGACAAaaacattcaaaaaaataa
- the LOC121253520 gene encoding serine/threonine-protein phosphatase 6 regulatory ankyrin repeat subunit A-like isoform X7 codes for MSSNFSKRRSGNNMPLHVSAGYNKVEIVKFLLDRQGTDKDELEAKNMYGESPLHIAAKNGCNDAAQLLLGHGAIIEAKANNGMTPLYLAVWYSLRAEDCSTVNTLLEYNADCSAKDNEGMTPLNHLSLGLGSEKLLELLNWHLEEQRKRRAIEACCETKAKMDELENEISNVVGLHELKVQLRKWARGMLLDERCRTPHMAFLGNPGSGGGGRLDYGVHVVFVELIFSVW; via the exons ATGAGTAGTAACTTCAGCAAACGTCGGAGTGGAAACAAT ATGCCACTTCACGTTTCTGCTGGTTATAACAAAGTAGAGATAGTCAAATTTCTTCTTGATCGGCAAGGGACAGATAAGGATGAGTTGGAAGCAAAGAACATG TATGGAGAAAGTCCTTTGCACATAGCAGCAAAGAATGGGTGCAATGATGCTGCACAGTTGCTTCTTGGTCATGGTGCTATTATTGAAGCCAAAGCAAAT AATGGAATGACACCATTATATCTTGCTGTTTGGTACTCACTTCGAGCTGAAGATTGCTCGACTGTCAATACATTGCTCGAGTACAATGCTGATTGTAGTGCTAAGGATAAT GAGGGCATGACTCCTCTAAATCATCTTTCACTAGGCCTAGGAAGTGAAAAGTTGCTGGAACTATTGAACTGGCATCTTGAAGAGCAGCGGAAGAGAAGAGCGATCGAAGCATGCTGTGAAACTAAAGCTAAGATGGATGagcttgaaaatgaaatatcaaatGTAGTAGGTTTGCATGAGCTTAAGGTACAACTACGGAAATGGGCAAGGGGGATGCTTTTGGATGAGAGGTGT AGAACCCCACATATGGCATTCCTTGGCAATCCTGGATCAG GCGGTGGAGGTCGACTCGATTATGGAGTTCATGTCGTATTTGTTGAGCTCATCTTCTCTGTCTGGTGA
- the LOC121253520 gene encoding serine/threonine-protein phosphatase 6 regulatory ankyrin repeat subunit A-like isoform X3 — protein sequence MSSNFSKRRSGNNMPLHVSAGYNKVEIVKFLLDRQGTDKDELEAKNMYGESPLHIAAKNGCNDAAQLLLGHGAIIEAKANNGMTPLYLAVWYSLRAEDCSTVNTLLEYNADCSAKDNEGMTPLNHLSLGLGSEKLLELLNWHLEEQRKRRAIEACCETKAKMDELENEISNVVGLHELKVQLRKWARGMLLDERCRTPHMAFLGNPGSGSCWQVCLCLIMMFFYFPSTLKFLFLLQCYKLRQKHSKK from the exons ATGAGTAGTAACTTCAGCAAACGTCGGAGTGGAAACAAT ATGCCACTTCACGTTTCTGCTGGTTATAACAAAGTAGAGATAGTCAAATTTCTTCTTGATCGGCAAGGGACAGATAAGGATGAGTTGGAAGCAAAGAACATG TATGGAGAAAGTCCTTTGCACATAGCAGCAAAGAATGGGTGCAATGATGCTGCACAGTTGCTTCTTGGTCATGGTGCTATTATTGAAGCCAAAGCAAAT AATGGAATGACACCATTATATCTTGCTGTTTGGTACTCACTTCGAGCTGAAGATTGCTCGACTGTCAATACATTGCTCGAGTACAATGCTGATTGTAGTGCTAAGGATAAT GAGGGCATGACTCCTCTAAATCATCTTTCACTAGGCCTAGGAAGTGAAAAGTTGCTGGAACTATTGAACTGGCATCTTGAAGAGCAGCGGAAGAGAAGAGCGATCGAAGCATGCTGTGAAACTAAAGCTAAGATGGATGagcttgaaaatgaaatatcaaatGTAGTAGGTTTGCATGAGCTTAAGGTACAACTACGGAAATGGGCAAGGGGGATGCTTTTGGATGAGAGGTGT AGAACCCCACATATGGCATTCCTTGGCAATCCTGGATCAGGTAGTTGCTGGCAAGTTTGTTTGTGTCTCATAatgatgtttttttattttccttcaacaTTGAAATTCCTGTTTTTATTGCAATGCTACAAACTCAGACAAaaacattcaaaaaaataa
- the LOC121253520 gene encoding serine/threonine-protein phosphatase 6 regulatory ankyrin repeat subunit A-like isoform X6, translating into MSSNFSKRRSGNNMPLHVSAGYNKVEIVKFLLDRQGTDKDELEAKNMYGESPLHIAAKNGCNDAAQLLLGHGAIIEAKANNGMTPLYLAVWYSLRAEDCSTVNTLLEYNADCSAKDNEGMTPLNHLSLGLGSEKLLELLNWHLEEQRKRRAIEACCETKAKMDELENEISNVVGLHELKVQLRKWARGMLLDERCRALGLKVGIRRTPHMAFLGNPGSGSCWRWRSTRLWSSCRIC; encoded by the exons ATGAGTAGTAACTTCAGCAAACGTCGGAGTGGAAACAAT ATGCCACTTCACGTTTCTGCTGGTTATAACAAAGTAGAGATAGTCAAATTTCTTCTTGATCGGCAAGGGACAGATAAGGATGAGTTGGAAGCAAAGAACATG TATGGAGAAAGTCCTTTGCACATAGCAGCAAAGAATGGGTGCAATGATGCTGCACAGTTGCTTCTTGGTCATGGTGCTATTATTGAAGCCAAAGCAAAT AATGGAATGACACCATTATATCTTGCTGTTTGGTACTCACTTCGAGCTGAAGATTGCTCGACTGTCAATACATTGCTCGAGTACAATGCTGATTGTAGTGCTAAGGATAAT GAGGGCATGACTCCTCTAAATCATCTTTCACTAGGCCTAGGAAGTGAAAAGTTGCTGGAACTATTGAACTGGCATCTTGAAGAGCAGCGGAAGAGAAGAGCGATCGAAGCATGCTGTGAAACTAAAGCTAAGATGGATGagcttgaaaatgaaatatcaaatGTAGTAGGTTTGCATGAGCTTAAGGTACAACTACGGAAATGGGCAAGGGGGATGCTTTTGGATGAGAGGTGTAGAGCCCTTGGGCTGAAAGTTGGCATCAGAAGAACCCCACATATGGCATTCCTTGGCAATCCTGGATCAGGTAGTTGCTG GCGGTGGAGGTCGACTCGATTATGGAGTTCATGTCGTATTTGTTGA
- the LOC121253500 gene encoding heat shock cognate 70 kDa protein-like — translation MAEEWKEGPAIGIDLGTTYSCVGVWQHDRVEIIVNDQGNRTTPSYVAFTEKERLVGDAAKNQVARNPTNSVFDAKRLIGRRFSDPLVQNDINLWPFKVIEGSKDKPMVVVSYKGEDKQFAAEEISSMVLKKMREIAEAYLGKTVKNAVVTVPAYFNDAQRKATLDAGDIAGLNVMRILNEPTAAAIAYGLDKVGRIGKRNALIFDLGGGTADVSLLTIEESSFEVKAVAGDTHLGGEDFDNRMVNHFVQIFKRWHQKDISGNARALRRLRTACERAKRILSSAIETAIEVDSLYDGIDFSSNITRAKFAELNMDLFRNSIELVEKCLTDAEMDKGSVNDVVLTGGSTRIPKVQQLLQDFFDGKELNRSINPDEAVAYGASVQAASLTGMCNEKVKNIVLLDVTPLSLGVEIRDGDMSIVIPRNTAIPTKMERNYTTKVDNQTEILFPVYEGERARIVDNYWLGEFILSGIPSAPRGVPSVNVCFDIDANGILNVSAQERTSGVSQKITITNEKARLPKEEINRMVKDAEMYKGEDDKYREKAEAKAALENYAYDMRNTVNDKENGAKLDPAGKKKIEGAVHLVIQWLDGNQLAEADEFEEKLIGLQLICNPIIAKNAKEQ, via the exons ATGGCCGAAGAATGGAAGGAGGGCCCAGCAATAGGGATCGATCTCGGGACGACATACTCGTGTGTGGGAGTGTGGCAACATGATCGAGTAGAGATAATAGTTAATGATCAGGGAAATAGAACGACGCCGTCTTATGTTGCATTCACTGAGAAAGAGCGCTTGGTCGGTGATGCCGCCAAGAACCAAGTCGCCAGGAACCCTACTAACTCTGTCTTTG ATGCAAAGCGTTTGATTGGAAGGAGATTCAGTGATCCGTTGGTTCAGAATGATATCAATCTTTGGCCATTCAAGGTCATTGAAGGTTCTAAAGACAAGCCTATGGTCGTAGTGAGTTATAAGGGTGAAGATAAACAATTTGCTGCTGAGGAAATCTCATCGATGGTCCTAAAAAAAATGCGCGAGATTGCCGAGGCCTATCTGGGCAAGACGGTGAAAAATGCAGTTGTTACCGTCCCTGCCTACTTCAATGATGCTCAGCGTAAGGCCACACTGGATGCTGGTGACATTGCAGGCCTCAATGTCATGCGGATCCTCAACGAACCAACAGCCGCCGCAATTGCTTACGGCCTTGACAAGGTGGGTAGAATTGGCAAGAGAAATGCATTGATCTTTGATTTGGGTGGTGGTACTGCAGATGTCTCACTTCTTACCATTGAGGAGAGTAGTTTTGAAGTGAAGGCTGTTGCTGGAGATACACACCTTGGAGGTGAGGACTTCGACAACAGAATGGTTAACCACTttgttcaaatatttaaaaggtgGCACCAGAAGGACATAAGCGGAAACGCCAGAGCTCTAAGAAGGTTGAGAACAGCTTGTGAGAGAGCAAAGAGGATTCTTTCTTCTGCAATTGAGACTGCCATTGAAGTTGATTCTTTGTATGATGGTATTGATTTCAGCTCAAATATTACCCGTGCAAAATTTGCGGAACTCAACATGGATTTATTCAGGAATTCGATAGAGCTTGTGGAGAAGTGTTTGACCGATGCTGAGATGGACAAGGGAAGTGTAAATGATGTCGTTCTTACTGGTGGTTCTACCAGAATTCCCAAGGTTCAGCAGCTGTTGCAGGACTTCTTTGATGGGAAGGAACTTAACAGGAGCATTAACCCAGATGAAGCTGTGGCATATGGAGCCTCTGTTCAAGCTGCTAGCTTGACTGGTATGTGTAATGAAAAGGTAAAAAACATTGTGCTCTTAGATGTCACACCTTTGTCCCTTGGGGTGGAGATCCGAGATGGTGACATGTCCATTGTGATTCCGAGGAACACTGCCATTCCAACCAAGATGGAAAGGAATTACACTACCAAGGTGGACAACCAAACTGAGATTCTATTCCCCGTTTACGAGGGTGAGCGAGCAAGAATTGTCGATAACTACTGGTTGGGAGAATTTATTCTAAGTGGCATTCCTTCAGCACCCAGGGGTGTTCCCTCTGTCAATGTCTGCTTTGACATCGACGCCAATGGCATCTTGAACGTTTCTGCCCAGGAGAGAACCAGTGGTGTGAGTCAGAAGATCACAATCACCAATGAAAAGGCGAGACTGCCCAAGGAAGAGATTAATAGGATGGTCAAGGATGCAGAGATGTACAAGGGTGAAGATGATAAGTACAGAGAGAAGGCTGAGGCTAAGGCAGCTTTGGAGAATTATGCCTACGACATGAGGAATACTGTCAATGACAAGGAGAATGGTGCAAAGCTTGACCCCGCAGGTAAGAAGAAGATTGAAGGTGCTGTTCACCTGGTGATTCAGTGGTTAGATGGGAACCAGCTTGCGGAGGCTGATGAGTTTGAGGAAAAGCTGATAGGGCTTCAGTTAATCTGCAATCCCATCATTGCCAAAAACGCAAAAGAACAATAA
- the LOC121253520 gene encoding serine/threonine-protein phosphatase 6 regulatory ankyrin repeat subunit B-like isoform X2: protein MAQMPLHVSAGYNKVEIVKFLLDRQGTDKDELEAKNMYGESPLHIAAKNGCNDAAQLLLGHGAIIEAKANNGMTPLYLAVWYSLRAEDCSTVNTLLEYNADCSAKDNEGMTPLNHLSLGLGSEKLLELLNWHLEEQRKRRAIEACCETKAKMDELENEISNVVGLHELKVQLRKWARGMLLDERCRALGLKVGIRRTPHMAFLGNPGSGSCWQVCLCLIMMFFYFPSTLKFLFLLQCYKLRQKHSKK from the exons ATGGCACAGATGCCACTTCACGTTTCTGCTGGTTATAACAAAGTAGAGATAGTCAAATTTCTTCTTGATCGGCAAGGGACAGATAAGGATGAGTTGGAAGCAAAGAACATG TATGGAGAAAGTCCTTTGCACATAGCAGCAAAGAATGGGTGCAATGATGCTGCACAGTTGCTTCTTGGTCATGGTGCTATTATTGAAGCCAAAGCAAAT AATGGAATGACACCATTATATCTTGCTGTTTGGTACTCACTTCGAGCTGAAGATTGCTCGACTGTCAATACATTGCTCGAGTACAATGCTGATTGTAGTGCTAAGGATAAT GAGGGCATGACTCCTCTAAATCATCTTTCACTAGGCCTAGGAAGTGAAAAGTTGCTGGAACTATTGAACTGGCATCTTGAAGAGCAGCGGAAGAGAAGAGCGATCGAAGCATGCTGTGAAACTAAAGCTAAGATGGATGagcttgaaaatgaaatatcaaatGTAGTAGGTTTGCATGAGCTTAAGGTACAACTACGGAAATGGGCAAGGGGGATGCTTTTGGATGAGAGGTGTAGAGCCCTTGGGCTGAAAGTTGGCATCAGAAGAACCCCACATATGGCATTCCTTGGCAATCCTGGATCAGGTAGTTGCTGGCAAGTTTGTTTGTGTCTCATAatgatgtttttttattttccttcaacaTTGAAATTCCTGTTTTTATTGCAATGCTACAAACTCAGACAAaaacattcaaaaaaataa